From the genome of Spinacia oleracea cultivar Varoflay chromosome 2, BTI_SOV_V1, whole genome shotgun sequence, one region includes:
- the LOC110791790 gene encoding uncharacterized protein isoform X2, whose amino-acid sequence MGRKISRSRKRGKLKLSSEEEGNSVVDSSSRSEQDDSEDEDFKAYGFEDLDDDEEEVAQSDAGSTVKRKRGLSKGMATKTKVTTKEPMKTEKRGVVEKVTLHTRVFTDNSLTKGGEVKEARGVLKVLHREFKGRTATINCKVEAFGRILHRFDNRRKQWVCELGFGGLYHLCGKNLPRNFVYWLMTRVDPVNQLFRGTNGVDVPMNKNQVRWILGLPKGEKVIPTNEGDADEQMKIAAQNVLRLYGRKWQSVNPRKRSDMIYTDAIPVNPKFLERLEGEWGENDEQEFKTMFLIAALAMVLCPTQCGRLSAGTIYACTLGMQSSQYDWCKLVYDFFIEMAKVFCRDFYTYGWTKGVGGCTMYLVILYLDRLGRIPVQWGVFPRLKAWDMKEILEAKRADRESGKKGDYGVLECVVVAYGETQHPRATKDSHGPVEEVYIPVMDNEILTLKPRKKGNSERNPMKMRQMAKERAKENSIELERIELDMETVNEEPIITPPPPRT is encoded by the exons ATGGGCAGAAAGATTTCTAGATCTAGAAAACGTGGGAAATTGAAATTAAGTTCTGAAGAAGAAGGTAATAGTGTAGTTGATAGCAGTTCGAGAAGTGAGCAAGATGACAGTGAAGATGAGGATTTTAAGGCATATGGATTTGAAGACTTAGATGATGATGAGGAGGAGGTTGCACAGTCGGATGCTGGTAGTACTGTGAAACGGAAGCGGGGGCTatctaag GGAATGGCAACCAAAACAAAGGTGACCACCAAAGAACCGATGAAAACCGAAAAGAGAGGTGTCGTGGAGAAAGTCACTCTACACACACGAGTATTCACG GACAATAGTTTGACAAAGGGCGGTGAAGTGAAGGAAGCCCGGGGGGTGTTGAAAGTCCTACATCGTGAATTTAAAGGACGG ACGGCAACCATAAACTGCAAAGTTGAAGCGTTTGGCAGAATATTACATAGGTTTGATAATCGTAGGAAGCAGTGGGTTTGTGAATTGGGATTCGGAGGCTTGTATCACTTGTGCGGGAAGAACTTACCCCGCAACTTTGTGTATTGGTTGATGACACGTGTGGACCCCGTAAACCAACTTTTTAGAGGGACGAATGGAGTAGATGTCCCCATGAACAAAAACCAGGTTAGGTGGATATTAGGTCTTCCAAAAGGGGAGAAGGTAATCCCCACGAATGAAGGTGATGCTGATGAACAAATGAAAATCGCGGCCCAAAATGTTTTAAGGTTATACGGGCGTAAATGGCAGAGTGTAAACCCTAGGAAGCGGTCTGATATGATTTATACAGATGCAATTCCGGTGAATCCAAAATTTCTTGAAAGGTTAGAGGGTGAGTGGGGGGAAAATGACGAGCAGGAGTTTAAGACGATGTTCTTGATAGCCGCACTTGCGATGGTCCTATGTCCGACACAATGTGGAAGATTAAGTGCCGGTACGATATATGCGTGCACACTTGGAATGCAGTCAAGTCAATATGATTGGTGCAAGCTAGTTTATGATTTCTTCATTGAGATGGCCAAAGTGTTCTGTAGGGACTTCTACACATACGGGTGGACCAAAGGTGTAGGTGGTTGCACCATGTATTTAGTG ATTTTGTATCTCGATCGACTCGGTAGAATTCCCGTCCAGTGGGGCGTATTCCCTAGGCTGAAGGCATGGGACATGAAGGAGATTCTTGAAGCTAAGAGAGCTGATCGAGAATCTGGAAAAAAAGGAGACTACGGTGTTCTCGAG TGTGTTGTAGTTGCTTACGGGGAAACACAACACCCGAGGGCCACCAAGGACAGTCATGGTCCAGTTGAAGAG GTATATATTCCGGTAATGGACAATGAAATATTGACGTTAAAACCAAGGAAAAAAGGAAATAGTGAGAGGAATCCAATGAAGATGAGACAGATGGCTAAGGAGCGGGCAAAAGAAAACAGTATCGAGTTAGAACGAATAGAACTCGATATGGAAACCGTGAATGAGGAGCCAATTATAACACCTCCACCACCCCGGACCTAA
- the LOC110791790 gene encoding uncharacterized protein isoform X1, with amino-acid sequence MQSGERMGRKISRSRKRGKLKLSSEEEGNSVVDSSSRSEQDDSEDEDFKAYGFEDLDDDEEEVAQSDAGSTVKRKRGLSKGMATKTKVTTKEPMKTEKRGVVEKVTLHTRVFTDNSLTKGGEVKEARGVLKVLHREFKGRTATINCKVEAFGRILHRFDNRRKQWVCELGFGGLYHLCGKNLPRNFVYWLMTRVDPVNQLFRGTNGVDVPMNKNQVRWILGLPKGEKVIPTNEGDADEQMKIAAQNVLRLYGRKWQSVNPRKRSDMIYTDAIPVNPKFLERLEGEWGENDEQEFKTMFLIAALAMVLCPTQCGRLSAGTIYACTLGMQSSQYDWCKLVYDFFIEMAKVFCRDFYTYGWTKGVGGCTMYLVILYLDRLGRIPVQWGVFPRLKAWDMKEILEAKRADRESGKKGDYGVLECVVVAYGETQHPRATKDSHGPVEEVYIPVMDNEILTLKPRKKGNSERNPMKMRQMAKERAKENSIELERIELDMETVNEEPIITPPPPRT; translated from the exons ATGCAATCTG GTGAAAGAATGGGCAGAAAGATTTCTAGATCTAGAAAACGTGGGAAATTGAAATTAAGTTCTGAAGAAGAAGGTAATAGTGTAGTTGATAGCAGTTCGAGAAGTGAGCAAGATGACAGTGAAGATGAGGATTTTAAGGCATATGGATTTGAAGACTTAGATGATGATGAGGAGGAGGTTGCACAGTCGGATGCTGGTAGTACTGTGAAACGGAAGCGGGGGCTatctaag GGAATGGCAACCAAAACAAAGGTGACCACCAAAGAACCGATGAAAACCGAAAAGAGAGGTGTCGTGGAGAAAGTCACTCTACACACACGAGTATTCACG GACAATAGTTTGACAAAGGGCGGTGAAGTGAAGGAAGCCCGGGGGGTGTTGAAAGTCCTACATCGTGAATTTAAAGGACGG ACGGCAACCATAAACTGCAAAGTTGAAGCGTTTGGCAGAATATTACATAGGTTTGATAATCGTAGGAAGCAGTGGGTTTGTGAATTGGGATTCGGAGGCTTGTATCACTTGTGCGGGAAGAACTTACCCCGCAACTTTGTGTATTGGTTGATGACACGTGTGGACCCCGTAAACCAACTTTTTAGAGGGACGAATGGAGTAGATGTCCCCATGAACAAAAACCAGGTTAGGTGGATATTAGGTCTTCCAAAAGGGGAGAAGGTAATCCCCACGAATGAAGGTGATGCTGATGAACAAATGAAAATCGCGGCCCAAAATGTTTTAAGGTTATACGGGCGTAAATGGCAGAGTGTAAACCCTAGGAAGCGGTCTGATATGATTTATACAGATGCAATTCCGGTGAATCCAAAATTTCTTGAAAGGTTAGAGGGTGAGTGGGGGGAAAATGACGAGCAGGAGTTTAAGACGATGTTCTTGATAGCCGCACTTGCGATGGTCCTATGTCCGACACAATGTGGAAGATTAAGTGCCGGTACGATATATGCGTGCACACTTGGAATGCAGTCAAGTCAATATGATTGGTGCAAGCTAGTTTATGATTTCTTCATTGAGATGGCCAAAGTGTTCTGTAGGGACTTCTACACATACGGGTGGACCAAAGGTGTAGGTGGTTGCACCATGTATTTAGTG ATTTTGTATCTCGATCGACTCGGTAGAATTCCCGTCCAGTGGGGCGTATTCCCTAGGCTGAAGGCATGGGACATGAAGGAGATTCTTGAAGCTAAGAGAGCTGATCGAGAATCTGGAAAAAAAGGAGACTACGGTGTTCTCGAG TGTGTTGTAGTTGCTTACGGGGAAACACAACACCCGAGGGCCACCAAGGACAGTCATGGTCCAGTTGAAGAG GTATATATTCCGGTAATGGACAATGAAATATTGACGTTAAAACCAAGGAAAAAAGGAAATAGTGAGAGGAATCCAATGAAGATGAGACAGATGGCTAAGGAGCGGGCAAAAGAAAACAGTATCGAGTTAGAACGAATAGAACTCGATATGGAAACCGTGAATGAGGAGCCAATTATAACACCTCCACCACCCCGGACCTAA